In Mus musculus strain C57BL/6J chromosome 14, GRCm38.p6 C57BL/6J, the following are encoded in one genomic region:
- the Gm3476 gene encoding uncharacterized protein Gm3476: MFSWLLRLCQKENGDEGETRPMEKEEGILSHEKGRRKSFWRRHRSARNTSTQNYNITNQILNINKVRELKLHMRKISNDMEEMCGILNVYMYEDLNYRMNTEFNIIKSQHEKIMLDMDKMTQSIIASMKFSEELLKDNYSYSIKQKHRLRECTQLKEKVRILLNENRKVLVEQAGTQVSRGEEKRFCEEASKNICASSAKEQQV; this comes from the exons ATGTTctcctggctgctcaggctatgtcagaaagagaatggcgatgaaggagagaccagaccaatggagaaggaagagggaatcctttctcatgaaaaaggaagaaggaaatcattctggagaaggcaca ggtctgctagaaatacttcaacccaaaattacAACATCACTAATcagatattaaatataaataaagttagaGAACTGAAATTGCatatgaggaagatcagcaatgacatggaggaaatgtgtggaatcctgaacgtttacatgtatgaggatttgaactacag gatgaacactgaattcaacatcattaaatcacaacatgagaagataATGTTGGATATGGATAAAATGACCCAGTCCATAATTGCTTCCATGAAGTTCTCTGAGGAACTGTTaaaagataactattcctacag catcAAGCAGAAACACCGcctccgtgagtgcactcaactaaaggaaaaagtgaggatattactgaatgagaacagaaaggtgctggtggagcaggctggaaCGCAAGTGTCccgtggggaagaaaagaggttctgtgaggaggccagcaagaacatctgtgcctcaagtgccaaggagcagcag gtgtga